One region of Bacillus zhangzhouensis genomic DNA includes:
- a CDS encoding BppU family phage baseplate upper protein, producing the protein MTNKIYKNGSLPFAMDAYDQSVYDSKIIFSTQDVGTARLIFKLRKDGMPLPLSAVEGKLVLLFSNGSKHIRNISLLDKVEGVAEYILNKDEIKIFGRVQASLNLFYKNGQSMSVHEFIFDIKKNLIDENIVPAAEYYIDHFDSLKSKIEQKSAELEAEIKKRTDVMQGNIDETTKDLQVQLDRMKEKLDDLDSLETKKGAQDKADTALKTAITAAKEKANQALSDAQKYTDDLSKKAQMYKLTTDAGFRQAVPTTIGGTNLFELPPGFYYGAGQYFTNLPTTNDTSWFNVDVFTTGIRKNFHVIRSADNTHWVGTIHTDGTFRGWKRILTAEDVANSTYVDTYDQDNSSVSAAENVATKLVFGATRADDLSEYNRSRSEITLKNSGLYLIRLYITSTNITVGSDNILACYVNGSEYQRFGNWNPTTASSTCVLYLTQKFKAGDKVTFYITPRGTNKTVSINTSYVTMSQLR; encoded by the coding sequence ATGACCAATAAAATATACAAAAATGGTTCGCTGCCCTTTGCCATGGATGCTTATGATCAAAGCGTCTATGATTCTAAAATCATTTTTTCAACTCAAGATGTAGGCACAGCTAGATTAATATTCAAGCTGCGTAAAGATGGTATGCCTCTCCCCTTATCAGCTGTAGAGGGTAAGTTAGTTCTTTTGTTTTCTAATGGTTCTAAACACATTAGAAATATCTCACTGCTGGACAAAGTGGAAGGGGTAGCAGAATACATTTTAAACAAGGATGAAATCAAGATCTTCGGCAGAGTGCAAGCGTCTTTGAATCTCTTTTATAAAAACGGACAATCAATGTCTGTGCATGAATTCATATTTGATATAAAGAAGAATCTAATTGATGAAAATATTGTGCCAGCTGCAGAATATTACATCGACCATTTTGATTCATTGAAATCAAAAATAGAACAAAAATCAGCGGAGCTTGAAGCAGAAATAAAAAAGCGCACCGATGTAATGCAGGGAAACATTGACGAGACTACAAAAGACCTACAGGTTCAGCTAGACAGGATGAAAGAAAAACTTGACGATCTTGATTCTTTGGAAACAAAAAAAGGTGCTCAAGATAAAGCTGACACAGCTCTGAAAACTGCAATTACTGCAGCTAAAGAAAAGGCGAACCAAGCATTATCTGATGCACAGAAGTACACTGACGATTTATCTAAAAAAGCCCAGATGTATAAATTGACTACTGATGCGGGTTTTAGACAAGCAGTGCCAACCACAATCGGAGGTACTAATTTGTTCGAGTTACCTCCCGGTTTCTATTATGGCGCAGGTCAATATTTTACGAATCTTCCGACCACAAATGATACATCTTGGTTTAACGTTGATGTATTTACAACAGGTATTAGGAAAAACTTTCATGTCATCCGTAGCGCTGATAATACACATTGGGTTGGAACAATTCATACAGACGGGACATTTCGGGGATGGAAAAGAATACTAACAGCAGAAGATGTGGCAAACAGCACTTATGTTGATACCTATGATCAAGATAATTCATCCGTTTCCGCTGCTGAAAATGTAGCGACAAAGCTTGTATTTGGGGCAACACGAGCAGATGATTTATCAGAGTATAATCGCTCTCGTAGTGAAATCACACTGAAAAACAGTGGTCTTTATTTGATCAGGCTCTATATCACTAGCACTAACATCACAGTTGGATCAGATAATATCTTGGCCTGTTATGTCAACGGATCAGAATACCAGAGGTTCGGAAACTGGAATCCAACAACGGCATCGAGTACGTGTGTGCTTTATTTAACACAAAAATTTAAAGCTGGCGATAAGGTAACTTTTTATATAACGCCAAGAGGCACCAACAAAACAGTATCAATAAATACATCATACGTTACCATGTCTCAGTTGAGATAG